One Deltaproteobacteria bacterium DNA segment encodes these proteins:
- a CDS encoding class I SAM-dependent methyltransferase, with amino-acid sequence MQQRHLLRIATFSFAWLLAASPVPAQHERREKSKGHNHHQRFDDPAKWSKSFDDPARDAWQKPEEVIRSLALKADTRIADIGAGTGYFTVRLAKSVPGGQVFAVDIERKMVEHIESRAKESGLLNVCGVVARETSANLPEPVDLALLVNSYHHIDARTAYMRDLAASLRPGGRVAIIEARPEAEQGPPKHFRLPVARIDEEMAAAGYRRIAKHDFLPRQNLLVYDRSQR; translated from the coding sequence ATGCAACAACGCCATCTACTTAGGATCGCGACTTTCTCATTCGCCTGGCTTCTCGCCGCCTCGCCAGTGCCGGCGCAGCACGAGCGCCGCGAAAAGAGCAAAGGGCACAATCATCATCAGCGGTTCGACGATCCGGCGAAATGGTCGAAGTCGTTCGACGATCCAGCGCGCGATGCTTGGCAAAAACCAGAGGAGGTGATCCGCTCGCTCGCACTGAAGGCCGACACGCGCATCGCCGACATCGGCGCGGGCACCGGTTATTTCACGGTTCGGCTCGCTAAATCGGTGCCCGGCGGTCAGGTTTTTGCAGTGGACATCGAGCGAAAGATGGTCGAACACATAGAATCGCGCGCTAAGGAGAGCGGCCTCTTGAACGTGTGCGGCGTAGTCGCGCGCGAAACCTCGGCAAATTTGCCGGAGCCTGTCGATCTGGCGCTGCTGGTGAATTCCTACCACCACATCGATGCGCGGACGGCTTATATGCGCGATCTCGCCGCTTCATTGCGTCCCGGCGGGCGGGTCGCCATCATTGAAGCGCGGCCGGAAGCTGAACAAGGGCCGCCAAAGCACTTCCGGTTGCCAGTCGCTCGAATCGACGAAGAAATGGCAGCTGCCGGATACCGGCGCATAGCGAAGCACGATTTTCTGCCGCGGCAAAATCTTCTCGTCTACGATCGGTCGCAGCGCTAG